In Bacillus sp. NP247, one DNA window encodes the following:
- the prmC gene encoding peptide chain release factor N(5)-glutamine methyltransferase yields MRVYEALKWASSFLQENGRDENAGEIVLCHVLKTNRTGMLMNMREEITAEQEKSFAEFIHKHVEGTPIQYMLGYEMFYGRSFFVNEEVLIPRPETEELIVGVLERIERHFGNEELHIADIGTGSGAISITLALENKNLRVYTVDIAQESIEVAKENAKTLGADVTFYHGDLLSPFYETGQKLDVVVSNPPYIPEEDWRGLSTVVKEHEPKRALVGGEDGLDFYRRFMEELPNVLQKKAIVAFEIGVGQGEDVKALLQQTFPRAQVEVVFDINGKDRMVFAEME; encoded by the coding sequence ATGCGTGTCTATGAAGCCCTGAAATGGGCTTCTTCTTTTTTACAGGAAAATGGACGAGATGAAAATGCGGGAGAAATTGTCCTTTGTCATGTATTAAAGACGAACAGAACCGGAATGCTCATGAATATGCGTGAAGAAATAACTGCGGAACAAGAGAAAAGTTTTGCAGAATTTATCCACAAGCACGTAGAAGGTACTCCGATCCAATATATGCTTGGTTATGAAATGTTTTATGGCCGATCATTCTTTGTAAATGAAGAGGTATTGATACCAAGACCGGAAACAGAGGAACTTATAGTTGGGGTGCTAGAGAGAATTGAGCGCCATTTCGGTAATGAGGAGCTTCACATAGCGGATATTGGAACAGGTAGTGGAGCGATTTCTATTACGCTCGCTTTAGAAAATAAAAATCTTCGTGTGTATACAGTAGATATCGCGCAGGAGTCGATTGAAGTTGCAAAAGAAAATGCAAAAACTTTAGGGGCGGATGTAACTTTCTATCACGGCGATTTACTGTCACCGTTCTATGAAACAGGTCAAAAGTTAGATGTTGTTGTTTCCAATCCTCCGTACATACCAGAGGAAGATTGGCGTGGTCTTTCTACTGTTGTGAAGGAGCATGAGCCGAAGCGTGCGCTTGTTGGTGGGGAAGATGGACTAGATTTCTATCGTCGTTTTATGGAGGAATTGCCGAATGTATTACAGAAAAAGGCGATTGTGGCGTTTGAAATTGGTGTAGGCCAAGGTGAAGATGTGAAAGCATTATTACAGCAAACTTTCCCGCGCGCTCAAGTTGAAGTTGTATTTGATATTAATGGAAAAGATCGCATGGTATTTGCAGAGATGGAGTAA
- the prfA gene encoding peptide chain release factor 1: MLDRLQAVEDRYEKLNELLSDPEVISDTNKLREYSKEQSDIQDTVEVYREYKDVREQLRDAKAMLEDKLDADMRDMVKEEVSELEGQEKTLSERLKILLVPKDPNDDKNVIVEVRGAAGGDEAALFAGDLYRMYSRYAEVQGWKTEIIEASYTELGGYKEIIFMINGKGAFAKLKFENGAHRVQRVPETESGGRIHTSTATVAVLPEAEEVEINIHEKDVRVDTFASSGPGGQSVNTTMSAVRLTHLPTGVVVSCQDEKSQIKNKEKAMKVLRARVYDKFRQEAQAEYDQNRKQAVGTGDRSERIRTYNFPQNRVTDHRIGLTIQKLDQILQGKLDDFINALVMEDQAQKMEAAE, encoded by the coding sequence GTGTTAGATCGTTTGCAAGCTGTAGAAGATCGTTATGAGAAGTTGAATGAGTTGTTAAGTGACCCAGAGGTTATTAGCGATACAAATAAGCTTCGTGAGTATTCAAAAGAGCAATCTGATATTCAGGACACGGTAGAGGTGTACCGTGAGTATAAAGATGTTCGTGAGCAATTACGAGATGCAAAAGCAATGTTAGAAGATAAGTTAGACGCTGATATGCGTGACATGGTAAAAGAAGAGGTTTCTGAATTAGAAGGACAAGAGAAAACATTATCAGAACGTCTGAAAATTTTACTTGTTCCAAAAGACCCTAATGATGATAAAAACGTTATCGTTGAGGTTCGTGGTGCTGCTGGTGGTGACGAGGCGGCTTTATTTGCTGGTGATTTATATCGTATGTATAGCCGTTATGCTGAGGTGCAAGGTTGGAAAACTGAAATTATCGAAGCGAGCTATACAGAGTTAGGTGGATATAAAGAGATTATCTTTATGATTAACGGTAAAGGTGCTTTCGCGAAGCTGAAATTCGAGAATGGTGCTCACCGTGTACAACGTGTTCCTGAAACGGAATCTGGTGGACGTATTCATACATCTACAGCAACTGTAGCTGTATTACCAGAGGCAGAAGAAGTAGAAATTAATATTCATGAAAAAGATGTTCGTGTTGATACATTTGCTTCTAGTGGTCCTGGTGGACAAAGCGTTAATACAACGATGTCAGCGGTACGTTTAACACATTTACCGACTGGTGTAGTTGTATCTTGTCAGGATGAGAAATCACAAATTAAGAATAAAGAAAAAGCGATGAAAGTATTACGCGCACGTGTTTATGATAAGTTTAGACAAGAAGCGCAAGCTGAGTATGATCAAAACCGTAAACAAGCTGTTGGTACGGGAGATCGTTCAGAGCGTATTCGTACGTATAACTTCCCGCAAAACCGTGTTACAGACCATCGAATCGGTTTAACGATTCAAAAGCTAGATCAAATCTTACAAGGTAAGTTAGATGATTTCATCAATGCCTTAGTGATGGAAGATCAGGCTCAAAAGATGGAGGCAGCTGAGTAA
- a CDS encoding thymidine kinase yields the protein MYLMNQNGWIEVICGSMFSGKSEELIRRIRRTQFAKQHAIVFKPCIDNRYSEEDVVSHNGLKVKAVPVAASKDIFNHVTEEMDVIAIDEVQFFDGDIVEVVQVLANRGYRVIVAGLDQDFRGLPFGQVPQLMAIAEHVTKLQAVCSACGSPASRTQRLIDGEPAAFDDPIILVGASESYEPRCRHCHAVPTKQR from the coding sequence ATGTACTTAATGAATCAAAATGGTTGGATTGAAGTGATTTGCGGGAGTATGTTTTCTGGGAAATCAGAAGAGCTCATCCGCCGTATACGCCGTACGCAATTTGCGAAACAACATGCGATTGTATTTAAACCATGTATTGATAATCGTTATAGTGAAGAAGATGTTGTATCACATAATGGATTAAAGGTTAAAGCAGTTCCTGTTGCAGCTTCAAAAGATATATTTAACCATGTAACAGAAGAAATGGATGTTATTGCAATCGATGAGGTACAATTTTTTGATGGGGACATTGTGGAAGTGGTGCAAGTATTGGCAAATCGTGGCTATCGTGTCATTGTAGCTGGATTAGACCAAGATTTCCGTGGTCTACCATTTGGACAAGTTCCTCAGCTGATGGCGATTGCTGAACATGTGACTAAATTGCAGGCAGTTTGTTCTGCATGTGGATCTCCTGCAAGTCGTACGCAACGTTTAATCGATGGAGAACCAGCGGCATTTGATGATCCAATTATTTTAGTTGGGGCTTCAGAATCGTATGAACCACGTTGTCGTCATTGTCATGCAGTACCTACAAAACAAAGATAA
- a CDS encoding type B 50S ribosomal protein L31, whose product MKAGIHPNYNKVVFMDTNTGFKFLSGSTKGSSETVEWEDGNTYPLLKIEISSDSHPFYTGRQKFATADGRVDRFNKKYGIK is encoded by the coding sequence ATGAAAGCAGGAATCCATCCAAATTACAATAAAGTTGTATTTATGGACACGAACACTGGCTTCAAATTCTTAAGCGGGTCTACAAAAGGCTCTAGCGAAACTGTTGAGTGGGAAGATGGTAACACTTATCCATTACTAAAAATTGAGATCAGTTCTGATTCTCACCCATTCTACACTGGACGTCAGAAGTTTGCTACTGCAGACGGACGTGTTGACCGCTTCAATAAGAAATACGGCATCAAGTAA
- the rho gene encoding transcription termination factor Rho: MNLSIAALENMKLKELYELAKEFKISYYSKLTKKELIFAILKARAEKEGFFFMEGVLEIIQSEGFGFLRPINYSPSSEDIYISASQIRRFDLRNGDKVSGKVRPPKENERYFGLLQVEAVNGDDPDSAKERVHFPALTPLYPDRQMKLETETKKLPTRIMDLIAPVGFGQRGLIVAPPKAGKTSLLKEIAHSVTTNHPEAELIVLLIDERPEEVTDIERSVKGDVVSSTFDEVPENHIKVAELVLERAMRLVEHKKDVVILMDSITRLARAYNLVIPPSGRTLSGGIDPAAFHRPKRFFGAARNIEEGGSLTILATALVDTGSRMDDVIYEEFKGTGNMELHLDRSLAERRIFPAIDIRRSGTRKEDLLIPKEHLDKLWGIRKTMRDTPDFVEGFLRKLRQTKTNEEFLQNIVADSKRYVTTK, translated from the coding sequence ATGAATTTGTCAATTGCAGCATTAGAAAACATGAAATTAAAAGAGTTATACGAGCTTGCGAAAGAATTTAAGATTTCGTATTACAGTAAGTTAACGAAAAAAGAGCTGATTTTCGCCATCTTAAAAGCTCGAGCAGAAAAAGAAGGTTTCTTTTTCATGGAAGGCGTATTAGAAATTATTCAATCAGAAGGATTTGGATTCTTACGTCCTATCAACTACTCTCCAAGCTCAGAAGATATTTATATCTCAGCTTCGCAGATTCGTCGTTTCGATTTACGTAATGGAGATAAGGTTTCTGGTAAAGTACGACCTCCGAAAGAAAATGAACGCTATTTTGGATTATTACAAGTTGAAGCTGTAAACGGAGATGATCCAGATTCAGCAAAAGAGCGTGTGCATTTCCCTGCATTAACACCGTTATACCCAGATCGCCAAATGAAATTGGAAACGGAAACGAAAAAGTTACCGACACGCATCATGGATTTAATCGCACCAGTTGGATTTGGACAACGTGGTTTAATTGTCGCGCCTCCAAAGGCTGGTAAAACAAGTCTGTTAAAAGAAATTGCACACAGTGTCACAACAAATCATCCGGAAGCAGAATTAATTGTACTTTTAATTGATGAGCGTCCAGAGGAAGTAACAGATATTGAACGTTCTGTTAAAGGTGACGTTGTAAGCTCTACTTTTGATGAAGTACCAGAAAATCATATTAAAGTAGCTGAGCTTGTATTAGAGCGTGCAATGCGTCTTGTAGAGCATAAAAAAGACGTTGTCATTCTAATGGATAGTATTACCCGTTTAGCGCGTGCTTACAACCTTGTTATTCCGCCAAGTGGTAGAACTCTATCAGGTGGTATTGATCCAGCTGCTTTCCATAGACCGAAGCGTTTCTTCGGGGCTGCGCGTAATATCGAAGAGGGCGGTAGCTTAACAATTTTAGCAACAGCGCTTGTTGATACAGGTTCTCGTATGGATGATGTAATTTACGAAGAATTTAAAGGAACTGGAAATATGGAACTTCATTTAGATCGCTCATTAGCTGAGCGTCGTATCTTCCCGGCGATTGATATTCGTCGCTCTGGTACGCGTAAAGAAGACCTATTAATTCCGAAAGAACATTTAGACAAGCTATGGGGTATTCGTAAAACAATGCGTGATACACCAGACTTTGTTGAAGGCTTCTTACGTAAACTTCGTCAAACAAAGACAAATGAAGAATTTTTACAAAACATTGTTGCAGACTCAAAAAGGTATGTAACAACTAAGTAA
- the glpX gene encoding class II fructose-bisphosphatase — protein MERSLSMELVRVTEAAALSSARWMGRGKKDEADGAATSAMRDVFDTIPMKGTVVIGEGEMDEAPMLYIGEKLGTGYGPRVDVAVDPLEGTNIVAAGGWNALAVIAIADHGNLLHAPDMYMDKIAVGPEAVGAIDIDAPIIDNLRAVAKAKNKDIEDVVATVLNRPRHQAIIEEIRKAGARIKLINDGDVAGAINTAFDRTGVDILFGSGGAPEGVLAAVALKCLGGEIQGKLLPQNEAELARCKKMGIEDINRILRMEDLVKGDDAIFAATGVTDGELLRGVQFKGSVGTTQSLVMRAKSGTVRFVDGRHSLNKKPNLVIK, from the coding sequence GTGGAAAGAAGTTTATCTATGGAGTTAGTACGTGTAACAGAGGCTGCAGCATTATCATCAGCGCGTTGGATGGGGCGCGGAAAAAAAGATGAGGCAGATGGTGCAGCAACATCAGCTATGCGTGATGTATTTGATACAATTCCGATGAAAGGTACAGTTGTAATTGGCGAAGGTGAAATGGATGAAGCGCCAATGCTATATATCGGAGAAAAATTGGGTACAGGATATGGACCACGCGTAGACGTTGCAGTTGATCCTTTAGAAGGGACAAATATCGTAGCGGCTGGCGGTTGGAATGCGCTTGCTGTTATTGCAATTGCAGATCACGGCAATTTGTTACATGCTCCTGACATGTACATGGATAAAATCGCGGTTGGCCCAGAAGCGGTTGGAGCAATTGATATTGACGCACCTATTATCGACAACTTACGTGCTGTGGCGAAAGCGAAAAATAAAGATATTGAAGATGTTGTAGCGACAGTTTTAAATCGTCCGCGTCATCAAGCAATTATTGAAGAAATTCGTAAAGCTGGAGCTCGTATTAAGTTAATTAACGATGGAGATGTAGCTGGAGCAATTAATACAGCATTTGACCGTACCGGTGTAGATATTTTATTCGGTTCTGGTGGGGCGCCTGAAGGAGTATTAGCTGCGGTTGCATTAAAATGTTTAGGTGGAGAAATCCAAGGGAAGCTTCTTCCTCAAAATGAAGCTGAATTAGCTCGTTGTAAAAAAATGGGTATTGAAGATATAAATCGTATCCTTCGTATGGAAGACTTAGTAAAGGGTGACGATGCAATCTTTGCAGCAACAGGTGTAACGGACGGAGAACTATTACGAGGCGTTCAATTTAAAGGTAGCGTCGGAACAACACAATCCCTTGTTATGCGTGCAAAATCAGGCACAGTACGCTTCGTAGACGGACGTCATAGCTTAAATAAAAAACCGAATTTGGTTATTAAATAA
- the murA gene encoding UDP-N-acetylglucosamine 1-carboxyvinyltransferase: protein MEKLLIEGGRALNGTIRVSGAKNSAVALIPATILADTPVTIGGVPNISDVKMLGDLLEEIGGKVTYGQEEEMVVDPSNMVAMPLPNGKVKKLRASYYLMGAMLGRFKKAVIGLPGGCHLGPRPIDQHIKGFEALGAHVTNEQGAIYLRADELRGARIYLDVVSVGATINIMLAAVRAKGRTVIENAAKEPEIIDVATLLTSMGARIKGAGTDVIRIDGVDSLHGCHHTIIPDRIEAGTYMILGAASGGEVTVDNVIPQHLESVTAKLREAGVQVETNDDQITVNGNRKLKVVDVKTLVYPGFPTDLQQPFTTLLTKAHGTGVVTDTIYSARFKHIDELRRMNAQIKVEGRSAIVTGPVLLQGAKVKASDLRAGASLVIAGLMADGITEVTGLDHIDRGYENIVDKLKGLGANIWREQMTKQEIEEMKNA from the coding sequence GGCGTTCCTAATATTTCGGACGTGAAAATGTTAGGAGATTTACTAGAGGAAATTGGAGGGAAAGTAACTTATGGGCAGGAAGAAGAGATGGTAGTCGATCCTTCTAACATGGTTGCGATGCCTTTACCAAATGGAAAAGTGAAAAAATTGCGCGCCTCTTATTATTTAATGGGTGCAATGCTTGGCCGTTTTAAAAAAGCTGTTATTGGGCTTCCAGGTGGATGTCATTTAGGGCCACGACCGATTGATCAGCATATTAAAGGGTTTGAAGCGTTAGGGGCACATGTTACAAATGAACAAGGTGCCATTTATTTAAGAGCAGACGAACTACGCGGGGCACGTATTTATTTAGATGTTGTTAGTGTAGGAGCTACGATTAATATTATGCTAGCGGCTGTACGAGCGAAAGGTAGAACTGTTATTGAAAATGCAGCGAAAGAACCAGAGATTATTGATGTAGCTACATTGTTAACGAGTATGGGAGCTCGTATTAAAGGTGCTGGTACAGACGTAATCCGAATTGATGGTGTGGATTCACTGCACGGTTGTCACCACACTATCATTCCAGACCGTATTGAAGCTGGTACGTATATGATTTTAGGAGCAGCGTCAGGAGGAGAAGTAACAGTTGATAATGTTATTCCTCAGCATTTAGAATCCGTTACTGCGAAGCTAAGAGAAGCTGGTGTTCAAGTTGAAACGAACGATGACCAAATTACAGTGAACGGCAATAGAAAGTTAAAAGTAGTTGATGTGAAAACGCTTGTATATCCAGGGTTTCCAACAGATTTACAACAGCCGTTTACAACGCTTTTAACAAAAGCGCATGGAACAGGAGTTGTAACTGATACAATTTACAGCGCACGTTTCAAGCATATTGATGAATTGCGCCGTATGAACGCGCAAATTAAAGTAGAAGGCCGTTCGGCAATTGTGACTGGACCTGTTTTATTGCAAGGTGCGAAGGTGAAAGCGAGTGACTTACGAGCTGGTGCCTCCCTTGTTATTGCGGGTTTAATGGCAGATGGCATTACAGAAGTAACGGGACTTGATCATATTGATCGAGGTTACGAAAATATAGTAGACAAGCTTAAAGGGCTTGGTGCAAACATTTGGCGAGAACAAATGACAAAGCAAGAAATTGAAGAAATGAAGAATGCATAA